The segment TGCGTGCCAGCGACGAGTACTGGCTGCTTTCGCCGAACTGATCCAGGTAAGCGATGTAGGCGTCCTGAGCCGGTTGATAGCTTTGACTGTCGTATTGCTTGTTCGCCAAGGCGATGAATTCATCGGCGTTGCCTTTGGACAAAACGAACCAAAGGATGCCACCGGCGATGACTAAGAAACCGATGATGCCCAAGTAGCCATAGATCTTGAACGAATCCCAAGTCGACTTGGTTTCGGGTTTCTTGATTCGTGCTGAAGATGGGCGTGGACGAGCCGGTGCGCCTCCCATCGAATCGTCGATGGACTCCGCTTCGGCGACCACGGCAACTGGCTCGGCTTCGATGGCTTCGACTTCGACAGGATCGTCGCCAAACGCGTCTTCCACCTCGACAACGGCTTCGGCGACTTCATCGTCATCGATCAATTGGGCGGTCAGGTCTTCATCGCCCTCGACAACCTCCGCCGCTTCGGATTCATAGGTTTCACTTCGTAGCTCACCGATCAGTTTGGTGGCTTGAAAGCGGGTCAGTTGGCCGTTGTCGACCAACAGTTTGGCGACCGCTTCCGGCGTGACACGTGAACCACCTTGTGACAGTTGCTCCCGCAATGCCTCGATGATCTCTTGGTCCAAAAGACCGCGTCGTTCCAGTTGGTCGATCAGTTCGTTTGCAAGCATGTTGATGAGTTGAGATCCACCAGCAGTGGGCTGGCTGATTCGGTTGGTGGATAGAAGAGACGAGAGGCAAAAGAATCACAAACACTGAGGCGGGGAGAATTCAGCGTGCGATCAGAATTCGATGTGTGATCGAAGGGGCCTGACGCCAGCGGTCTCGAACGTGGAGACCAAGCGTCAGAAGAATCGGTGGCGAAGCGTGGATCAATCGAACCCATCCACTTCCGTGACCTGCAAGGCGGCGAACCCAGCGATGGTTCCCGCGTCCATGCCATCAACGAGGAATTGAAGTTTGGCGTTCTCATGCACCTTGATGTTCAGCTGCATGCCATCTCGGTTGTCGCCAACCGCTTCTTTCAACGCCGTGATCAGATTTTGCTTGCCGGGTGTTTCGCGTTCCCATTCTGTGGCAAGCACCAGGAAACCACCGTTCTCGTCGATTTCGAGTTCGATGGGGTCCTTTTCATCCTCGGGTTCGGGGTCTGTGTTACTACTCGGCAATTCTGATTGCTGACGAGGCATCTGGATGGATTTCTGCAACGAGAAACTGGCAGTGACCATGAAGAAGATCAGCAGCAGAAACGTCACGTCGACCATCGGTGTCATGTCCAATTCGCCGTCATCGCGTTTCTTGCGAGGCGGCATCTCGTCGTCGTCATCGTCGAGATCCAAAGCGGTGGGGGCGACCGCGGTAGCAGTCGGCGTCACATCGCCACCCACGGCTGCTTGAGCTTCGAT is part of the Rhodopirellula halodulae genome and harbors:
- a CDS encoding ExbD/TolR family protein; translated protein: MNERLGGRKIRCPGCDSPITIPLAVAEPEPVEPEAIEVEAEPVLDAVVEPEPQEASTAELVGASAMGVGIVGAAGAQIEAQAAVGGDVTPTATAVAPTALDLDDDDDEMPPRKKRDDGELDMTPMVDVTFLLLIFFMVTASFSLQKSIQMPRQQSELPSSNTDPEPEDEKDPIELEIDENGGFLVLATEWERETPGKQNLITALKEAVGDNRDGMQLNIKVHENAKLQFLVDGMDAGTIAGFAALQVTEVDGFD